A genomic region of Methylobacterium durans contains the following coding sequences:
- the ppx gene encoding exopolyphosphatase, with translation MLVHSDSSDAGERFAPVAIIDIGSNSVRLVAYDGLSRAPTPLYNEKVLCGLGRNVLTTGRLNEDATRRALSALARFRVLCTTMRVSRLFVLATAAARDAENGPAFLEAAEAACGQKIELLSGRREAELSALGVISGFHAPDGVVGDLGGGSLELVDVRGSVVGQGVTMPLGGLALQDLSGGSLKKAAKLVREHLKKAAPQLETLRGRSFYAVGGTWRALARLHQAARGYPVHVMHGYSVEPTDELNFLEMVEQVDAAQLQDVESISEARRPLLAYGAVVLEEIIRAGRPREVAISASGVREGLLFEQLDRETRLIDPLIAAASELNTLRARSPAHGEELLAWTDRFVETLDGPETADERRLRHAACLLSDIGWRAHPDYRGEQSINIITNAAFVGVDHPGRAYLALAVYFRHEGVAPEKASPMLRSLAGPRLFERARLVGGLLRVAFPISAGMGGTLERMRLMVEDGKVVLRLPPAWEALAGDRLLNRVRGLGRILGLDGRIEIG, from the coding sequence ATGCTCGTCCATTCCGACTCTTCCGACGCGGGCGAGCGCTTCGCCCCTGTCGCCATCATCGACATCGGATCGAATTCGGTTCGCCTCGTCGCCTATGACGGACTGAGCCGCGCGCCGACCCCGCTCTACAACGAGAAGGTGCTCTGCGGCCTCGGCCGGAACGTGCTGACAACGGGCCGGCTCAATGAGGACGCGACGCGCCGTGCCCTTTCCGCGCTCGCCCGCTTCCGCGTCCTGTGCACGACGATGCGGGTCTCGCGCCTCTTCGTGCTCGCCACCGCGGCCGCGCGCGACGCCGAGAACGGCCCGGCCTTCCTGGAGGCTGCGGAGGCCGCCTGCGGGCAGAAGATCGAACTCCTCTCCGGCCGGCGCGAGGCGGAACTGTCGGCGCTCGGCGTCATCTCGGGCTTTCACGCGCCGGACGGCGTGGTGGGCGATCTCGGCGGCGGCTCCCTCGAACTCGTCGACGTGCGCGGCTCCGTGGTGGGCCAGGGGGTGACGATGCCGCTCGGCGGCCTCGCGCTCCAGGATCTCTCCGGCGGCTCGCTCAAGAAGGCGGCCAAGCTCGTGCGCGAGCACCTGAAGAAGGCCGCGCCCCAGCTCGAGACCCTGAGAGGCCGCAGCTTCTACGCGGTCGGCGGCACGTGGCGGGCGCTGGCGCGCCTGCATCAGGCAGCCCGCGGCTATCCCGTCCACGTCATGCACGGCTACAGCGTCGAGCCGACGGACGAACTGAACTTCCTCGAGATGGTCGAGCAGGTCGACGCGGCGCAGTTGCAGGACGTCGAATCGATCTCCGAGGCACGCCGACCGCTCCTCGCCTACGGCGCGGTGGTGCTGGAGGAGATCATCCGGGCCGGGCGCCCGCGCGAGGTCGCGATCTCGGCCTCGGGCGTCCGCGAGGGCCTGCTCTTCGAGCAGCTCGACCGGGAGACTCGCCTGATTGACCCACTGATCGCGGCGGCCTCCGAGCTCAACACCCTGAGGGCCCGCTCGCCCGCGCATGGCGAGGAGCTTCTCGCCTGGACCGACCGCTTCGTCGAGACCCTCGACGGGCCGGAGACGGCGGACGAGCGGCGGCTGCGCCACGCGGCCTGCCTGCTCTCCGATATCGGTTGGCGGGCCCACCCGGATTACCGGGGCGAGCAGAGCATCAACATCATCACCAATGCCGCCTTCGTCGGCGTCGACCATCCGGGCCGGGCCTATCTGGCGCTCGCCGTCTACTTCCGTCACGAGGGCGTCGCACCCGAGAAGGCGAGCCCGATGCTGCGCAGCCTCGCTGGCCCGCGCCTGTTCGAGCGGGCCCGCCTCGTCGGTGGCCTGCTGCGGGTCGCCTTCCCGATCTCGGCCGGCATGGGCGGAACGCTGGAGCGGATGCGCCTAATGGTGGAGGACGGCAAGGTGGTGCTGCGCCTGCCACCGGCCTGGGAGGCGCTCGCCGGCGACCGCCTGCTCAACCGGGTCCGCGGCCTCGGGCGCATCCTCGGCCTCGACGGGAGGATCGAGATCGGCTGA
- a CDS encoding CsbD family protein has product MTMHSISGTTKEIAGDAETALGDAIGDRGAQIGGRLRSAEARGERLLAGAREAIGHAASEAADHSEDAYQRGIRSVRSGSATVAGEVRGRPLAALLVAGLAGYGLGLLLHARR; this is encoded by the coding sequence ATGACCATGCACTCCATCAGCGGCACCACCAAGGAGATCGCGGGCGATGCCGAGACCGCGCTCGGCGACGCGATCGGAGATCGCGGGGCCCAGATCGGGGGCCGCCTGCGCTCGGCCGAGGCCCGCGGCGAACGGCTGCTCGCGGGCGCCCGCGAGGCGATCGGCCACGCCGCCAGCGAGGCCGCGGATCATTCGGAGGACGCCTATCAGCGCGGCATCCGCTCGGTTCGGTCGGGCAGCGCTACCGTTGCCGGGGAGGTCCGCGGCCGTCCCCTCGCCGCGCTCCTCGTCGCGGGCCTCGCCGGTTACGGGCTCGGCCTGCTGCTGCACGCGCGCCGCTGA